The following are encoded in a window of Sulfitobacter sp. S190 genomic DNA:
- a CDS encoding AlpA family transcriptional regulator — MDELTQEIRALLDELRGLQVKQALPDLMTPAQCAEYLNRSEEVLYLWRKERNAGAESGPPFLHISSRTILYDREDVLEWARSHRVN, encoded by the coding sequence ATGGACGAACTCACACAAGAAATCCGTGCGCTGCTCGACGAACTGCGCGGCTTGCAGGTCAAGCAGGCGTTGCCTGATCTCATGACGCCTGCGCAATGTGCGGAATACCTGAACCGCTCCGAGGAGGTGCTCTACCTCTGGCGCAAGGAACGCAACGCAGGTGCCGAAAGCGGCCCGCCGTTCCTGCACATTTCCAGCCGGACAATCCTGTATGATCGGGAGGACGTTCTCGAATGGGCGCGTTCTCACCGCGTGAACTGA
- a CDS encoding integrase family protein, translating to MPNHDLTKRPEVAKIKPTPGKTTMYSDLTIKSDPDARGIRLAVGATTKTWILSKRIDGKLRSITLGSWPDLPTVFAARDEAKKKMAAVTTRTDAASTGIHTLGDALESHINRSNASERTKSEYRAQVSNNMAELFKMKIEDITLDHLEEAVMRHKGVATQKHLAQIIRTSFKRAAAVRRCFNVADDLKVDTKTYQPDNSVKFDADERWPALDLIEAKKASNQIIGAAFELMLFTGLRAGNVISLRWENIDLTARKLRVARLKNGRVGMFPLADRVVALLEALPKHSEWVFPQHDTEKHIYHPDRLSNGKIVLRPHDCRRLFTTAARRADLPAYVIDQLRGDVEKGVQGIYDQGSASHRHANAIAKQIEVECGSVPSSNVVQIGGRR from the coding sequence ATGCCAAACCATGACCTGACCAAACGCCCGGAAGTCGCCAAGATCAAACCGACCCCCGGCAAGACGACCATGTATTCCGACCTCACTATTAAATCTGATCCTGACGCACGCGGCATCCGGCTTGCTGTCGGTGCCACAACCAAGACGTGGATTTTGTCGAAGCGCATCGACGGCAAACTGCGCTCCATAACCCTAGGTTCATGGCCCGACCTGCCTACGGTGTTTGCCGCGCGTGACGAGGCCAAGAAAAAGATGGCGGCAGTGACGACCCGAACGGACGCTGCATCAACGGGCATTCATACTCTAGGCGACGCGCTGGAATCCCATATCAACCGTTCCAATGCCTCTGAAAGAACAAAGAGTGAATATCGGGCACAGGTAAGTAACAACATGGCCGAGTTGTTCAAGATGAAGATCGAAGACATCACGCTCGATCACCTTGAGGAAGCGGTCATGCGCCACAAAGGCGTCGCCACTCAGAAGCATCTGGCCCAGATCATTCGAACCTCGTTTAAACGAGCCGCCGCCGTCCGCCGCTGCTTCAACGTCGCGGATGATCTCAAAGTCGATACCAAGACCTACCAGCCCGACAATTCGGTCAAGTTCGATGCGGATGAACGGTGGCCTGCCCTTGATCTAATTGAGGCGAAAAAGGCCTCCAACCAGATTATCGGTGCGGCCTTTGAGTTGATGCTTTTCACAGGCCTGCGCGCCGGGAACGTGATCTCACTCCGCTGGGAGAATATTGACCTCACAGCACGCAAGCTCCGGGTTGCACGATTGAAGAATGGGCGCGTGGGTATGTTCCCCCTTGCTGACCGCGTTGTCGCCTTGCTTGAGGCGCTGCCGAAGCACAGCGAATGGGTTTTCCCGCAGCACGATACCGAGAAGCACATCTACCACCCGGATCGACTGTCAAATGGCAAGATTGTCTTGCGTCCACATGACTGCCGCCGCTTGTTCACCACTGCCGCCCGCCGCGCTGATCTGCCAGCCTACGTTATCGACCAACTGCGCGGCGACGTGGAAAAAGGTGTTCAGGGTATCTACGACCAAGGCTCGGCCTCGCACCGACATGCGAACGCCATCGCGAAACAAATTGAGGTGGAATGCGGGTCAGTACCTTCTTCGAATGTTGTCCAGATCGGCGGCAGGCGCTAA